In the Clostridium beijerinckii genome, one interval contains:
- a CDS encoding FAD-dependent oxidoreductase — protein sequence MEILELKKNFYWTGVLDPGLKVFDIVMETEFGTSYNSYLLKTGEKTVLFETAKAKFWDGYLSALNKLVDINDIDYIVVNHTEPDHAGSIEKLIEINPNIKIVGTQVAIGFLKNIVNRDFYSITVKENDTLELGDKTLRFMFLPNLHWPDTMYTYIEEDKTLITCDSFGSHYSFDEILLSKVKDNEGYLRATKYYFDCIIGPFKTPYMVKALDRIKDLDIDMICTGHGPVIDCRIDEIMELYKEWCTVVNPNPRKTVIIPYVSAYGYTKELAGKISEGIKDSGDIDVRSYDLVEDDKEKVIEELGFADGILFGTPTIVGEALEPIWDLTIKMFARTHGGKLASAFGSYGWSGEGVPHIIERLKQLRMKVVDDGFRIKFKPSDSELSEAYDYGYNFGCILQNKENPKKKSAKRTLVKCLVCGEIFDSSLEICPVCGVGKENFVPVEIDDSNYKNNTNEIYLILGNGAAGISAATSIRERNETCSIVLVSNENVLGYNRPMLTKSMIAKFNSKQIAVHDEAWYKENNITNVLDRELIQINAKDKEAVFKDGIKLKYDKCIYALGAECFVPPISGKDKKEVIAIRRICDTDKITELLPKVKNAVVIGGGVLGLEAAWELTKAKCKVTVLELADKLMGRQLDYEGGKFLEEIIKGQGIDVRLGVKIDEIEGEDSVTGVRINGGEVIAADLVVISCGIVPNSKIAQEAGIDVNRAVIVNEKMETNISDIYACGDCAEYNGINYGIWPQALEMGKVAGANAAGDSLTYETVDAALTFNGANTSLYAIGDNGKNPEIQYKTVEFKDPVKKTYTKYYFANNRLCGAILIGDTSNLAKVTQDVKESRLFKDMFK from the coding sequence ATGGAAATATTAGAATTAAAAAAGAATTTTTATTGGACAGGAGTTTTAGATCCTGGTTTAAAAGTATTTGATATAGTTATGGAGACAGAGTTTGGAACATCTTATAATTCCTACTTACTTAAAACAGGGGAAAAGACTGTATTATTTGAAACTGCCAAAGCTAAATTTTGGGATGGGTATTTAAGTGCATTAAATAAATTAGTTGATATTAATGATATTGATTATATTGTAGTAAATCATACAGAACCTGATCATGCTGGGAGTATAGAAAAGCTTATTGAAATCAATCCTAATATTAAAATAGTTGGTACACAAGTTGCTATAGGATTTCTAAAGAATATTGTAAATCGTGATTTTTATAGCATAACAGTAAAAGAAAATGATACTTTAGAATTGGGAGATAAAACATTACGTTTCATGTTCTTACCTAATTTACATTGGCCAGATACAATGTATACATATATTGAAGAGGATAAAACCCTTATAACTTGCGATTCGTTTGGATCTCACTATAGTTTTGATGAAATATTATTGAGTAAGGTTAAAGATAATGAGGGTTACTTAAGAGCTACTAAATATTATTTTGATTGTATCATTGGGCCTTTTAAGACGCCATACATGGTTAAGGCATTAGATAGAATTAAAGATCTAGATATTGATATGATATGTACTGGGCATGGTCCAGTTATAGATTGTAGGATTGATGAAATCATGGAACTTTATAAAGAATGGTGTACTGTAGTTAATCCAAATCCAAGAAAAACAGTAATTATACCTTATGTTAGTGCGTATGGATATACTAAAGAGTTAGCTGGTAAAATATCAGAAGGTATTAAAGATAGCGGAGATATAGATGTAAGATCGTACGATTTAGTAGAAGATGATAAGGAAAAAGTAATTGAAGAATTAGGATTCGCTGATGGAATTTTATTTGGAACACCTACTATAGTTGGTGAGGCTTTAGAGCCAATTTGGGATTTAACTATAAAGATGTTTGCTAGAACACACGGAGGAAAACTTGCTAGTGCCTTTGGAAGTTATGGATGGAGTGGTGAAGGAGTTCCACACATTATAGAAAGATTAAAACAACTTAGGATGAAGGTTGTAGATGATGGATTTAGAATTAAATTTAAGCCTAGTGATAGTGAATTAAGTGAGGCTTATGATTATGGATATAATTTTGGATGTATACTTCAAAATAAAGAGAATCCAAAGAAAAAATCAGCTAAAAGAACATTAGTAAAATGTTTAGTGTGTGGAGAAATATTTGATTCAAGTCTTGAAATATGTCCAGTTTGTGGTGTAGGAAAAGAAAATTTCGTACCAGTTGAAATAGATGATAGCAATTATAAAAATAATACAAATGAAATTTATCTAATTCTGGGAAATGGAGCGGCAGGTATAAGCGCTGCAACGTCTATAAGAGAAAGAAATGAAACTTGCTCTATAGTATTAGTTTCTAATGAAAATGTGCTAGGTTATAATCGTCCAATGCTTACAAAGTCAATGATAGCTAAATTTAATTCGAAACAAATTGCAGTTCATGATGAAGCTTGGTATAAAGAAAATAATATTACAAATGTTCTTGACAGAGAGTTAATTCAAATAAATGCTAAAGATAAAGAGGCTGTGTTTAAAGATGGAATTAAATTAAAGTATGATAAATGTATATATGCTTTAGGAGCTGAATGCTTTGTTCCACCAATTTCAGGGAAAGATAAGAAAGAAGTTATAGCAATCCGTAGGATTTGCGATACAGATAAAATTACAGAATTATTGCCAAAGGTAAAGAATGCAGTTGTAATAGGTGGAGGAGTTCTCGGACTTGAGGCTGCATGGGAATTAACAAAAGCAAAATGCAAGGTTACAGTATTAGAGCTTGCTGATAAATTAATGGGACGTCAATTAGATTATGAAGGCGGAAAATTCCTTGAAGAAATAATTAAAGGTCAAGGAATTGATGTGAGATTAGGCGTAAAAATTGATGAAATAGAGGGTGAAGATTCAGTTACTGGAGTTAGAATTAATGGAGGAGAAGTTATTGCAGCTGATTTAGTTGTTATATCTTGTGGTATTGTACCTAATTCTAAAATAGCTCAGGAAGCAGGAATTGATGTTAATAGAGCAGTAATAGTAAATGAAAAAATGGAGACTAATATTTCTGATATTTATGCATGTGGAGATTGTGCAGAATATAATGGGATAAATTATGGAATATGGCCACAAGCTCTAGAAATGGGAAAAGTAGCAGGGGCTAATGCAGCGGGAGACTCATTAACTTATGAAACAGTAGATGCAGCATTAACATTTAATGGAGCTAATACTTCACTGTATGCAATTGGTGACAACGGTAAGAACCCAGAAATCCAATATAAAACAGTTGAATTTAAAGATCCGGTTAAGAAGACATATACAAAATATTATTTTGCAAACAACCGTTTATGTGGAGCTATTTTAATTGGAGATACTAGCAACTTGGCTAAAGTAACTCAAGATGTGAAGGAAAGTAGATTATTTAAAGATATGTTTAAATAG
- the uvsE gene encoding UV DNA damage repair endonuclease UvsE translates to MSIGYACLTIGVPDANLKSCTAKSLTEEKLLEIISYNLKSLKNIIEYNIKNNIKLFRISSDLIPFGSSHLNQLSWWNIFSQEFGEIGRKIMDNDIRVSMHPGQYTVLNSPNDDVVKRAIEDLNYHVKVLDNFGIGENHKIILHIGGVYNDKEQAIKRFADNYKRLNDQVKERLVIENDDKSYNINDVLKIGNGLNIPVVFDNLHNEINCYDREKSDSYWISECNKTWREKDGRQKIHYSQQDPLKKAGSHSNTIKINKFIEFYESVKGKDIDIMLEVKDKNFSAVKCINSIAENTKIKKLEEEWGRYKYKVLENSPSNYLEIRKLLKDKTQYPAVKFYNYIEDAMEEEITIGNSINTALHVWGYFKNLADDKEKMSFLKSIEDYKNGKVSIKLIKNKLFKMAVKYNESYLLNSYYFL, encoded by the coding sequence ATGAGTATAGGATATGCATGTTTAACAATAGGAGTTCCAGATGCCAATCTAAAAAGCTGCACTGCTAAGAGTTTAACTGAAGAAAAGTTATTGGAAATAATATCGTATAATTTGAAATCTCTTAAAAATATAATTGAATATAATATAAAGAATAATATAAAGCTTTTTAGGATTAGTTCAGACTTAATACCATTCGGATCCAGTCATTTGAACCAATTATCATGGTGGAATATATTTTCCCAAGAATTTGGGGAAATAGGTAGAAAGATTATGGATAATGATATAAGGGTATCGATGCATCCAGGGCAATATACAGTGCTTAATTCTCCTAATGATGATGTTGTAAAGAGAGCAATTGAAGATTTAAATTATCATGTTAAAGTTTTGGATAACTTTGGAATTGGAGAAAATCATAAAATTATATTGCATATTGGTGGAGTTTATAATGATAAAGAGCAGGCGATAAAAAGATTCGCAGATAATTATAAACGTTTGAATGATCAGGTGAAAGAAAGACTTGTTATTGAAAATGATGATAAATCGTACAATATAAATGATGTTCTTAAAATAGGAAATGGACTAAATATTCCAGTTGTTTTTGATAATCTTCATAATGAGATAAATTGTTATGATAGAGAAAAAAGCGATTCATATTGGATAAGTGAGTGCAATAAAACATGGAGAGAGAAAGATGGAAGGCAGAAAATACATTATTCTCAGCAAGACCCATTAAAAAAGGCAGGCTCTCATTCAAATACAATAAAAATTAATAAGTTTATAGAGTTCTATGAAAGTGTAAAAGGGAAAGATATAGATATAATGCTTGAAGTTAAGGATAAAAATTTTTCAGCTGTAAAGTGTATAAATTCTATAGCTGAAAATACTAAAATAAAAAAACTTGAGGAAGAATGGGGAAGATATAAATACAAGGTTTTAGAGAATTCTCCTTCAAATTACTTAGAAATAAGGAAGCTGCTTAAAGATAAAACTCAGTATCCAGCGGTTAAGTTTTATAATTATATTGAAGATGCCATGGAAGAGGAAATAACAATTGGAAATTCAATAAATACTGCATTACATGTATGGGGATATTTTAAGAATTTAGCAGATGATAAAGAGAAAATGAGCTTTTTAAAAAGTATTGAAGATTATAAAAATGGAAAAGTTTCAATAAAATTAATAAAAAATAAATTGTTTAAGATGGCTGTAAAATATAATGAATCATACCTTTTAAACTCGTATTATTTCCTATAA
- a CDS encoding glycerate kinase, with the protein MKKDLVIVLAPDSFKESMTAKEACEAMERGIKKANSDIKCLHVPMADGGEGTMQSLVDATNGEIYSLKVMGPLGNQVEAQYGILGDKEIGILEMASASGIHLVPPDQRNPLLTTTYGTGQLIKACLDRGVKKLLIGIGGSATNDGGAGVIQALGGKLLDDKGNELALGGGELGKLNSLDLKNFDPRLKDVVIEVACDVNNPLCGEKGASNVFGPQKGATHEMIEILDNNLRHYADIIKKELGKDVLNEPGAGAAGGLGAGLMAFLNGTLKKGIEMVIQYASLEEKVKEADMVWTGEGSIDFQTQYGKTPLGVATIAKKHNKPVIALAGRVGEDIEVLYESGIDSIFGITKGATSLEEALVKGQENIEKTAENVVRLMNLL; encoded by the coding sequence ATGAAAAAAGATTTAGTTATTGTATTAGCACCTGATTCTTTTAAAGAGAGCATGACAGCAAAAGAAGCTTGCGAGGCAATGGAAAGAGGAATAAAAAAAGCAAATAGTGATATAAAATGCTTACATGTGCCTATGGCTGATGGTGGAGAAGGAACTATGCAGTCATTAGTAGATGCTACTAATGGAGAAATATATTCATTAAAGGTAATGGGGCCCCTTGGTAATCAAGTAGAAGCACAGTATGGTATTTTGGGAGATAAAGAAATAGGAATATTGGAAATGGCTAGTGCAAGTGGAATACATTTAGTACCACCAGATCAGAGGAATCCTTTACTAACTACAACTTATGGTACTGGACAACTTATAAAGGCATGTTTAGATAGAGGTGTAAAAAAACTATTAATAGGTATTGGAGGAAGTGCTACTAATGATGGTGGAGCAGGAGTTATACAGGCACTTGGAGGAAAACTATTAGATGATAAAGGCAATGAATTAGCTCTTGGTGGTGGAGAATTAGGAAAACTAAATAGTTTAGACTTAAAGAATTTTGACCCAAGATTAAAAGATGTTGTAATTGAGGTAGCCTGTGACGTTAATAATCCTCTTTGTGGTGAAAAAGGAGCTTCGAATGTATTTGGACCACAAAAGGGAGCAACACATGAAATGATAGAAATATTGGATAATAATTTAAGACATTATGCAGACATAATAAAAAAAGAATTAGGAAAAGATGTTTTAAATGAACCAGGAGCTGGAGCAGCTGGAGGACTTGGAGCTGGACTTATGGCATTTTTAAATGGAACTCTAAAAAAAGGTATTGAAATGGTGATACAATATGCTTCATTAGAAGAAAAAGTGAAAGAAGCAGACATGGTATGGACTGGAGAAGGAAGCATAGATTTTCAAACTCAATACGGTAAAACACCTTTAGGTGTTGCTACAATTGCTAAAAAACATAATAAGCCGGTAATTGCACTAGCTGGGAGAGTTGGTGAAGATATAGAAGTTCTATATGAAAGTGGAATAGATTCAATATTTGGAATAACTAAGGGGGCAACTTCGTTAGAAGAAGCTTTGGTAAAAGGTCAGGAGAATATTGAAAAGACTGCTGAAAATGTAGTTAGGCTTATGAATCTACTTTAA
- a CDS encoding GntP family permease: MAVIHWSGAIIGLVIAIILILRKVNPVYALFGGAVIGGLIGGASLANTAQAIIEGTNSVMGAVVRVIAAGVLAGVLIESGAAEKIAETIVEKFGEKKVLLAIALSSMIITAVGVFIPVTVIIVAPIALPVAKKVGITKSSILLAMIGGGKAGNIISPNPNTIAVAKGFNVELAQVMIGAFIPAVIGLIVTYFVATLISKKGEMIKESEIPVRVDNKIKPSFGKSMVAPIVAVILLALNPIANMLHLKFLATIQIDAMYILPIAGLVGLFAMGQRSKILEYTTSGLNRMTPTVMILIGAGAIAGIISKSNLSDAVVYCIQQTGISGIFLAPISGILMAAATASTSTGAIVATGTFAKAILAVGVAPLSAAIMINTGAVVIDHLPHGNFFHASADAVKMNIKERMKLMPYESIVGGSMVIVSIIIYGFIK; encoded by the coding sequence ATGGCAGTTATTCATTGGAGTGGAGCGATTATTGGATTAGTAATCGCTATAATACTAATTTTAAGGAAAGTGAATCCTGTATATGCACTTTTTGGAGGGGCTGTTATAGGCGGATTAATTGGTGGAGCCAGTTTAGCTAATACAGCACAAGCTATCATTGAAGGTACGAATAGCGTAATGGGAGCGGTTGTTCGTGTAATAGCAGCAGGAGTGCTTGCAGGTGTATTAATTGAATCTGGAGCAGCAGAGAAAATTGCTGAGACTATAGTAGAAAAATTTGGAGAGAAAAAGGTTCTCTTAGCAATTGCACTATCAAGCATGATAATCACAGCGGTTGGAGTTTTCATACCGGTTACAGTTATTATAGTTGCACCTATAGCGCTTCCTGTGGCTAAAAAAGTTGGAATCACTAAGTCATCTATACTTTTAGCTATGATAGGAGGAGGTAAGGCTGGAAATATAATTTCTCCAAATCCTAATACAATTGCGGTAGCTAAAGGATTTAATGTTGAATTAGCACAAGTTATGATAGGAGCATTTATACCAGCTGTAATTGGGCTTATAGTTACATATTTTGTTGCGACGTTAATTAGTAAAAAAGGAGAAATGATTAAAGAGTCAGAAATACCAGTTAGAGTAGATAATAAGATAAAGCCAAGTTTTGGAAAGTCGATGGTAGCGCCAATAGTTGCTGTAATATTATTAGCACTTAATCCTATAGCAAATATGTTGCATCTGAAATTCTTAGCAACTATTCAAATAGATGCAATGTATATATTGCCTATAGCAGGATTAGTCGGATTGTTTGCAATGGGACAACGTAGTAAGATTCTTGAGTATACAACATCAGGATTAAATAGAATGACGCCAACTGTAATGATATTAATTGGTGCTGGAGCAATAGCGGGTATTATTTCTAAATCAAATTTAAGTGATGCAGTAGTATACTGTATTCAACAAACAGGTATTTCAGGAATATTTTTAGCACCTATATCAGGTATATTGATGGCAGCAGCTACGGCTTCAACATCTACAGGTGCAATTGTAGCAACAGGAACTTTCGCGAAAGCAATACTAGCTGTTGGTGTCGCGCCTTTAAGTGCAGCAATTATGATCAACACAGGAGCTGTAGTTATCGATCATCTACCTCATGGTAACTTCTTCCACGCATCAGCAGATGCAGTAAAAATGAATATAAAGGAACGTATGAAATTAATGCCATATGAATCTATAGTTGGAGGATCTATGGTTATCGTATCAATAATAATATACGGTTTTATAAAATAA
- a CDS encoding FprA family A-type flavoprotein, whose amino-acid sequence MEILELKKNLYWTGVLDANLRVFDIIMETEFGTSYNSYLLKTSEKTVLFETAKAKFLDGYLKALNKLVDIKDIDYIVVNHTEPDHAGSIEKLIEMNPNIKIIGSQVAIGFLKNIVNREFNGIIVKENETLSLGDKTLRFMSVPNLHWPDTMYTYIEEDKTLVTCDSFGSHYSFEGILLSKVTDNEGYLRALKYYFDCIIGPFKNPFMIKALDRIKDLEIDMICTGHGPVLDCRIDEIMEYYKKWSNVSNPNPRKTVIIPYVSAYGYTKELAEKIAEGIKASGDIDVRVYDMVEADKDKVLEELEFADGILFGSPTIVGEALKPIWDLTTSIFARTHGNKLASAFGSYGWSGEAVPHIIERLKQLRMKVVDEGFRVKFKPSESELSDAYDYGYNFGFLLLNKENLNKN is encoded by the coding sequence ATGGAAATATTAGAATTGAAAAAAAATTTATACTGGACAGGAGTATTAGATGCCAATTTAAGGGTATTTGATATTATCATGGAAACAGAGTTTGGAACTTCTTATAATTCTTATTTACTTAAAACAAGTGAAAAAACAGTATTATTTGAAACTGCAAAGGCTAAGTTTTTAGATGGATATTTAAAGGCGTTAAATAAGCTAGTTGATATTAAGGATATTGACTATATTGTAGTAAACCATACTGAGCCAGATCATGCAGGGAGTATAGAAAAACTTATTGAAATGAATCCTAATATTAAGATTATTGGAAGCCAAGTTGCTATAGGATTCTTGAAGAATATTGTTAACAGAGAATTTAATGGAATAATAGTTAAAGAAAATGAGACTTTAAGCTTGGGTGACAAAACTTTACGTTTTATGTCAGTACCAAATTTACATTGGCCTGATACAATGTATACTTATATTGAAGAAGATAAGACTTTAGTTACTTGTGATTCATTTGGTTCTCATTATAGTTTTGAAGGAATTCTACTAAGTAAGGTTACAGATAATGAGGGATATTTAAGAGCTCTTAAATATTATTTCGATTGTATTATTGGACCTTTTAAGAATCCATTCATGATTAAAGCATTAGATAGGATTAAAGATTTAGAAATTGATATGATTTGTACAGGACATGGTCCAGTTCTTGACTGTAGAATAGATGAAATTATGGAATATTATAAGAAGTGGTCTAATGTTTCAAATCCAAATCCTAGAAAGACAGTAATCATACCATATGTAAGTGCGTATGGGTATACAAAAGAATTAGCAGAAAAGATTGCAGAAGGAATTAAGGCTAGTGGAGATATAGATGTTAGAGTTTATGATATGGTAGAGGCAGATAAAGACAAAGTTCTTGAAGAACTAGAATTTGCAGATGGTATTTTATTTGGTTCACCAACAATAGTTGGTGAGGCTCTAAAGCCAATATGGGATTTAACTACTTCAATCTTTGCAAGAACTCATGGTAATAAACTAGCAAGTGCTTTTGGAAGTTATGGATGGAGTGGGGAAGCTGTTCCTCATATTATAGAAAGACTAAAGCAACTTAGAATGAAGGTTGTTGATGAAGGATTCCGTGTTAAATTCAAACCAAGTGAGAGTGAGTTAAGTGATGCTTATGATTATGGTTATAATTTTGGATTCCTGCTTTTAAATAAAGAAAATCTAAATAAAAATTAA
- a CDS encoding CdaR family transcriptional regulator: MTLSKTIAQKIVLEMMNVIPYNINVMDENGIIIGSGDIKRIGNVHEGAREAIDNQQINEVYEEDYRMKPGVNEPIIINNKVIGVIGITGHPDEVRRFSKLVRVTAVLLIEQSKADEEIQNKRLSMQKFYNELAHRKIKYDESFHQRAKSYGIDLTKKCRVILVDGNINSRSFKILYQKYSNYSEVDNRIAFFVTSKDMYNGLLENLKTNKDVNRISIGAKEDVAAISLESAELAMEFGAKIKSASLVYNYDDLKFFINLSHDNKLPLVSMMSNLDKAGNKLELIQTIQAYIEENGDIGNVANRLNIHRNTLNYRLEKIKKLTGKNPKNLLELFELLCGLIWR; the protein is encoded by the coding sequence ATGACGCTATCTAAAACCATAGCACAAAAAATTGTTTTAGAAATGATGAATGTAATTCCTTACAATATAAATGTTATGGATGAGAATGGAATAATCATAGGCAGTGGAGATATTAAAAGAATTGGGAATGTACATGAGGGAGCTAGGGAAGCAATAGATAATCAACAAATAAACGAAGTGTATGAAGAAGATTATAGAATGAAGCCCGGGGTCAACGAACCTATTATTATCAATAATAAAGTAATAGGAGTGATAGGAATAACTGGGCATCCAGATGAGGTAAGAAGATTTAGTAAACTCGTCCGTGTAACTGCAGTTTTATTAATAGAACAATCTAAAGCAGACGAGGAAATTCAGAACAAAAGATTAAGTATGCAGAAATTTTATAATGAACTAGCTCATAGAAAGATAAAATACGATGAAAGTTTCCATCAAAGAGCTAAAAGCTATGGAATAGATCTTACGAAAAAATGCAGAGTTATTCTTGTGGATGGAAATATAAATTCTCGAAGCTTTAAAATATTGTATCAGAAGTATTCAAATTATAGTGAGGTTGATAATAGAATAGCATTTTTTGTTACGTCTAAGGACATGTATAATGGATTGCTCGAGAACTTAAAAACAAATAAAGATGTAAATAGGATAAGCATTGGAGCAAAAGAAGATGTCGCAGCTATTTCACTAGAAAGTGCAGAATTAGCAATGGAATTTGGAGCAAAGATAAAATCAGCAAGTTTAGTTTATAACTATGATGACTTGAAATTTTTTATCAATTTATCTCATGATAATAAATTACCTTTGGTATCAATGATGTCAAATCTTGATAAGGCAGGGAATAAATTAGAACTTATTCAAACTATACAGGCATATATTGAAGAGAATGGGGATATCGGTAATGTGGCTAATAGATTAAATATACATAGAAATACTTTAAATTATAGGCTAGAAAAAATAAAAAAATTAACGGGGAAAAATCCGAAAAATTTATTAGAATTGTTTGAGTTGTTGTGTGGGTTAATTTGGAGATAA